One window of the Oceanicaulis sp. genome contains the following:
- a CDS encoding glutathione S-transferase family protein: MGLLVDGVWRDQWYDTKSTGGRFKRQDSVFRNWVTADGAPGPTGEGGFKAEPGRYHLYVSYACPWAHRTLVFRRLKGLEDMVGLSVVHWRMKDNGWEFRDGPGVIPDPLHGADFLYQVYLAAKTDYTGRVTVPVLWDKQRGTIVSNESADIIRMFNSAFDGVGAAEGDFYPERLRPEIDAANAEIYSHVNNGVYKSGFATAQDVYEEEVTALFAALDRLETQLSDGRPYLLGDTLTEADWRLYTTLVRFDPVYHGHFKCNLKRLIDFPALSAYARRLHTGHGIGDLFDLDHAKRHYYESHDTINPSGVVPRGPHVHVADGRSA, encoded by the coding sequence ATGGGCCTGCTCGTCGACGGCGTCTGGCGTGACCAATGGTACGACACCAAGTCCACAGGCGGCCGGTTCAAACGCCAGGACAGCGTGTTCCGCAACTGGGTGACCGCCGACGGCGCGCCCGGCCCGACCGGCGAGGGCGGTTTCAAGGCCGAACCGGGCCGGTATCATCTCTACGTCTCCTACGCCTGCCCGTGGGCGCACCGCACGCTGGTCTTCCGCCGGCTTAAAGGGCTGGAGGACATGGTCGGCCTGTCGGTCGTGCACTGGCGGATGAAAGATAACGGCTGGGAGTTCAGGGACGGGCCCGGCGTGATCCCCGATCCGCTGCACGGCGCGGATTTCCTCTATCAGGTCTATCTGGCGGCCAAGACCGACTATACCGGCCGCGTGACGGTGCCGGTCTTGTGGGACAAGCAGCGCGGCACGATCGTGTCCAACGAAAGCGCGGACATCATCCGAATGTTCAATTCAGCGTTCGACGGCGTGGGCGCGGCGGAGGGCGACTTTTATCCCGAGCGCCTCCGCCCGGAGATCGACGCGGCGAACGCCGAAATTTATTCACACGTGAACAACGGCGTCTACAAGTCCGGCTTCGCCACCGCGCAGGACGTCTACGAAGAAGAGGTGACGGCGCTGTTCGCGGCCCTCGACCGGCTGGAGACCCAGCTGTCAGACGGACGCCCCTATCTGCTCGGCGACACCCTGACCGAGGCGGACTGGCGGCTCTACACGACGCTGGTGCGGTTCGATCCGGTCTATCACGGCCATTTCAAGTGCAATCTGAAACGGCTGATCGATTTTCCGGCGCTCTCGGCCTACGCGCGGCGCCTGCACACCGGACACGGGATCGGGGATCTGTTCGATCTCGATCACGCCAAACGGCACTATTACGAGAGCCACGACACGATCAATCCGAGCGGCGTCGTGCCGCGCGGGCCGCACGTGCACGTCGCCGACGGGCGGAGCGCCTGA
- the rimK gene encoding 30S ribosomal protein S6--L-glutamate ligase, with the protein MTEDPFVLGWEEWAAFPGLGLPAIKAKVDTGARTSALHAVAVEPFGPESAPQVRFIMHPIPDQPEVEVICSAPAVDRREVTSSNGESELRWVIEARVRIGGREWPIEVSLTNRETMQYRMLLGRTAIRDDMVVNPTRSCVQGQLSFDLYKDFPRKKPVKRPLRIAILTREPKNYSSQRLKEAAEKRGHVAEMINTARLTMAINAMNPAVYLDGRKLPRYDAVIPRIGASMTDYGMAVLRQFRMTGAYVLNTAEAIGASRDKLYAHQVLARAGIGMPTTAFAHSPKDTRNLIEHVGGAPLVVKLLESTQGRGVVLAETKKAAESVIDAFRGLDANFIVQEFVKEAGGADIRCFVVGGKVVASMKRQAQAGEFRSNLHRGGEAVKVRISKDERAAAVKAARAMGLAVAGVDLLRSDSGPKVLEVNSSPGLEGIEATSGKDVAGLVIEHIETHARAVSRPPARRKAKAAGAAGDSEPEKKTPPPRG; encoded by the coding sequence ATGACCGAAGACCCGTTCGTTCTGGGCTGGGAAGAGTGGGCCGCCTTTCCCGGGCTCGGCCTTCCCGCCATCAAGGCCAAGGTGGACACCGGCGCGCGCACGAGTGCGCTGCATGCGGTGGCCGTCGAGCCGTTCGGGCCTGAAAGCGCGCCTCAGGTGCGTTTCATCATGCACCCCATCCCCGACCAGCCCGAGGTGGAGGTGATCTGCTCGGCCCCTGCGGTCGACCGCCGCGAGGTGACGAGTTCGAACGGGGAGAGTGAGCTGCGCTGGGTGATCGAGGCGCGGGTCAGGATCGGCGGGCGCGAATGGCCCATCGAGGTGAGCCTCACCAACCGGGAGACCATGCAGTACCGCATGCTTCTGGGGCGCACGGCGATCCGCGACGACATGGTGGTCAATCCCACCCGCTCCTGCGTGCAGGGGCAGCTGAGCTTCGACCTCTACAAGGATTTCCCGCGGAAAAAGCCGGTCAAACGCCCGCTCAGGATCGCGATCCTGACGCGCGAGCCGAAGAACTACTCCTCCCAGCGCCTGAAGGAGGCGGCGGAGAAGCGCGGCCATGTCGCCGAGATGATCAACACCGCCCGGCTGACCATGGCGATCAACGCGATGAACCCGGCGGTCTATCTCGACGGCCGCAAGCTGCCCCGCTACGACGCGGTGATCCCCCGCATCGGCGCCTCGATGACCGATTACGGCATGGCGGTGCTGCGCCAGTTCCGCATGACCGGCGCCTATGTGCTCAACACCGCCGAAGCGATCGGGGCGAGCCGGGACAAGCTCTACGCCCACCAGGTGCTCGCGCGCGCCGGGATCGGCATGCCCACCACCGCGTTCGCCCACTCGCCGAAGGACACGCGCAATCTCATCGAACATGTCGGCGGCGCGCCGCTGGTGGTGAAGCTGCTTGAAAGCACGCAAGGCCGCGGCGTGGTTCTGGCCGAAACGAAAAAGGCCGCCGAGAGCGTTATCGACGCCTTCCGGGGCCTGGACGCGAACTTCATCGTGCAGGAATTCGTCAAGGAGGCGGGCGGGGCGGACATTCGCTGCTTCGTCGTCGGCGGCAAGGTGGTCGCCTCGATGAAGCGTCAGGCGCAGGCCGGCGAGTTCCGCTCCAACCTCCACAGGGGCGGCGAAGCGGTGAAGGTGCGCATCAGCAAGGACGAGCGCGCCGCCGCGGTGAAGGCCGCCCGCGCCATGGGGCTCGCGGTAGCGGGTGTGGATCTGCTGCGCTCGGATTCAGGGCCGAAAGTGCTGGAGGTCAATTCCTCGCCGGGGCTGGAAGGCATCGAGGCGACCAGCGGCAAGGACGTGGCCGGCCTCGTGATCGAGCATATCGAGACCCACGCCCGGGCGGTGTCCCGCCCGCCGGCGCGCCGCAAGGCGAAGGCCGCCGGCGCGGCGGGCGACTCCGAGCCTGAAAAAAAGACCCCGCCGCCCCGGGGATAG
- a CDS encoding DUF4142 domain-containing protein translates to MSDSEHTGLRGAIDRAADAMGGLAGKGAAGMTTGGSKFVERAVNGNRYELQAAAIALKRSRSEAVRAFAQRMKADHTTAHHQMACTLQSIPDAPEPPAELDSRHGQMIDHLEKASDDDFDQRYLEQQDLAHQETAELLDTFATQGDDPRLVMFARGTVPTVKRHLEHVRRLRNG, encoded by the coding sequence ATGTCAGACAGCGAACACACCGGACTTCGCGGCGCGATCGATCGCGCCGCCGACGCGATGGGCGGGCTCGCCGGCAAGGGCGCGGCCGGCATGACCACCGGCGGATCGAAATTCGTCGAGCGCGCCGTGAACGGCAACCGCTACGAGCTTCAGGCCGCCGCCATCGCCCTGAAGCGCAGCCGCAGCGAGGCCGTCCGCGCCTTCGCGCAGCGCATGAAGGCCGATCATACGACCGCCCATCACCAGATGGCGTGCACGCTCCAGAGCATTCCCGACGCGCCCGAGCCGCCGGCCGAACTCGACAGCCGGCACGGTCAGATGATCGACCATCTCGAGAAAGCGTCCGACGACGATTTCGACCAGCGCTATCTCGAGCAGCAGGACCTGGCGCACCAGGAAACCGCCGAGCTTCTGGACACCTTCGCCACCCAGGGCGACGACCCCAGGCTCGTCATGTTCGCCAGGGGTACGGTCCCCACCGTGAAGCGCCATCTCGAGCACGTGCGCCGTCTGCGTAACGGCTGA
- a CDS encoding pirin family protein yields MSQAERPIIKTTRGTPTSDGAGVKLTRLLGTPELRVLDPFLMLDKFHSDDPDDYIAGFPPHPHRGFETVTYMVAGRMRHRDNKGHEGVIEPGGVQWMTAAGGIVHSETPEQEDGLMSGFQLWVNLPKAEKMKPAAYQEYGEAAVPADERPGVVAKIVAGRTSIGVEGPVTGVTVEPLYAELRMAPGAVFEEPIDDAKTAFAAVHSGSVSTGGAKLGEAMLGVYGRGGMVRLEAGPDGARVMLAAGKPIGEPIFWGGPFVMTTEGEVRQAMLDYQQGRF; encoded by the coding sequence ATGAGCCAGGCCGAACGCCCCATCATCAAGACCACGCGCGGCACGCCGACCTCCGACGGCGCAGGCGTGAAGCTGACCCGGCTTTTGGGCACGCCGGAGCTGCGCGTGCTCGACCCGTTCCTGATGCTCGACAAGTTCCACTCCGACGATCCGGACGATTACATCGCGGGCTTCCCGCCCCACCCCCATCGCGGCTTCGAGACGGTGACCTACATGGTCGCTGGCCGCATGCGCCATCGCGACAACAAGGGCCATGAGGGCGTAATCGAACCGGGCGGGGTGCAGTGGATGACCGCGGCGGGCGGCATCGTGCATTCCGAAACGCCCGAGCAGGAAGACGGGCTGATGAGCGGCTTCCAGCTCTGGGTGAACCTGCCCAAAGCCGAAAAGATGAAACCGGCCGCCTATCAGGAATACGGCGAAGCGGCCGTGCCCGCCGACGAACGGCCCGGCGTCGTCGCCAAGATCGTCGCAGGGAGGACCTCGATCGGCGTCGAGGGCCCGGTCACAGGCGTGACGGTCGAACCCCTATACGCCGAGCTGCGCATGGCGCCCGGCGCAGTGTTCGAAGAACCGATCGACGATGCGAAGACCGCCTTCGCCGCCGTGCATTCCGGCTCGGTCAGCACCGGCGGCGCAAAGCTCGGAGAAGCCATGCTCGGCGTTTACGGCCGGGGCGGCATGGTCCGGCTAGAAGCGGGCCCGGACGGCGCGCGCGTTATGCTGGCCGCCGGCAAGCCCATCGGCGAGCCGATCTTCTGGGGCGGGCCCTTCGTGATGACCACCGAAGGCGAGGTGCGGCAGGCCATGCTGGACTACCAACAGGGCCGCTTCTGA